A single genomic interval of Solanum stenotomum isolate F172 unplaced genomic scaffold, ASM1918654v1 scaffold31040, whole genome shotgun sequence harbors:
- the LOC125851963 gene encoding phospholipase A1-Ibeta2, chloroplastic-like encodes MLIGATLPATNLHFFQARRASFRRNGSPLNPSANLVYTQTVKTEMTKKHLSNLEKLLQNQSRKSQLLDNDSRGEIHPRESRSNGSKVNRGKNLLEGLNLSRIWPEHKVAEEMSPRHLNKLKKLLSSNNIEYSPRNNLGSRWKEYHGCKDWLGLIDPLNENLRRELIRYGEFTQAAYHCFHSNPATCNEGDSRKVALPDKSYKVTKSLYATSSIGLPKWVDDVAPDLGWMTQRSSWIGYVAVCDDRSEIKRMGRRDIVIALRGTATCLEWGENFRDLLVQIPAETTQIESESESESGEGQAKVECGFLSLFQTAGVNVPSLAESVVNEVQRLIEQYKGESLSITVTGHSLGAALALLVADEVSTCTPDAPPVAVFSFGGPRVGNKSFADRLNSKNVKVLRIVNNQDVITRVPGMFVSEELDKKLRESGFVSGMLNVLDKSMPWAYAHVGTELRVDTRMSPFLKPDADVACCHDLEAYLHLVDGYLASNCPFRANAKRSLTKLLSEQRSNIKRLYTNKAKGLNLNLEREHSFSTPSCLPSPSS; translated from the coding sequence ATGCTGATCGGAGCTACACTTCCGGCGACCAATCTCCATTTTTTTCAGGCGAGAAGAGCTAGCTTCAGACGCAATGGATCCCCATTAAACCCTTCAGCAAATTTAGTATACACACAAACTGTAAAAACAGAGATGACAAAAAAACACCTTTCAAATCTTGAAAAGCTCTTGCAAAATCAATCTCGGAAATCCCAATTACTCGATAATGATTCGCGGGGCGAAATTCATCCCCGCGAATCAAGGAGTAATGGGTCGAAGGTAAACAGGggaaaaaatttgttggaaGGGTTGAATTTGTCAAGAATTTGGCCTGAACACAAGGTTGCTGAAGAAATGTCTCCAAGACATTTAAATAAGCTAAAAAAGCTTTTATCATCTAATAACATAGAATACTCTCCAAGAAACAATCTTGGTAGTAGATGGAAAGAATATCATGGTTGTAAAGATTGGTTAGGCCTAATTGATCCTTTGAATGAGAATTTACGACGAGAATTGATTCGTTATGGGGAGTTTACTCAGGCAGCTTATCATTGTTTTCATTCGAATCCTGCAACTTGTAATGAAGGTGATTCAAGAAAAGTGGCGTTGCCTGATAAGTCTTATAAGGTGACTAAGAGTTTGTATGCTACATCGTCTATTGGATTGCCAAAATGGGTGGATGATGTAGCACCTGATCTTGGATGGATGACACAAAGATCGAGTTGGATTGGTTATGTCGCGGTTTGTGATGATCGATCAGAGATTAAACGCATGGGACGGAGGGATATTGTCATTGCTCTTAGGGGTACTGCAACTTGTTTAGAATGGGGGGAGAATTTCCGCGACTTATTGGTTCAAATCCCAGCAGAGACAACACAGATTGAGTCAGAGTCAGAGTCAGAGTCGGGTGAAGGACAAGCTAAAGTGGAATGTGGATTCTTGAGTTTGTTTCAAACAGCTGGTGTTAATGTTCCTAGTTTAGCTGAATCAGTAGTTAATGAAGTGCAAAGACTCATCGAACAATACAAAGGTGAGTCTTTAAGCATTACTGTGACCGGGCATAGTCTTGGAGCGGCTTTGGCTTTATTAGTTGCAGATGAAGTGAGTACATGTACACCAGATGCACCACCCGTGGCTGTTTTCTCCTTTGGAGGTCCTCGAGTGGGGAATAAAAGCTTTGCAGATCGTTTAAACTCAAAAAATGTTAAAGTACTACGTATCGTGAACAATCAAGATGTTATAACTAGAGTTCCAGGGATGTTTGTGAGTGAAGAACTCGACAAAAAGCTTAGAGAATCAGGATTTGTAAGCGGGATGCTAAATGTGCTCGACAAAAGTATGCCATGGGCATATGCTCATGTCGGCACTGAGCTGAGAGTTGACACAAGAATGTCACCATTCTTGAAGCCTGATGCTGATGTTGCTTGTTGCCATGATTTGGAGGCATATTTACATTTGGTAGATGGATACTTGGCATCAAATTGCCCTTTTAGAGCAAATGCCAAAAGGAGTCTAACAAAGTTGCTGAGTGAACAAAGGTCTAATATCAAAAGGCTTTACACTAACAAAGCAAAGGGATTGAACCTAAATCTTGAAAGAGAACATAGTTTCTCTACACCTAGTTGCTTGCCTAGTCCATCTTCTTGA